The DNA segment CCTGCCGCCGGCGGGCACCGCCGACGAGATCAACGCCGCGATCGCCCACTGCGTCCGCAACCAGCGCGCGCTGGCCCTCAACAGTCTCCTCAATCGTTCGTTGCTGGCGTTGTTGGGGTTGACGGTGGTGGCGTTCGCGTTCGGTTATGCGATGGCGGGGCGGGTGTTGTCGCCGTTGGGCCGTATTACGCGGACGGCGCAGCGGGTGGCGGGGTCGGATCTGCATCGTCGGATCGAGTTGGGTGGTCCGGATGATGAGTTGAAGGAGCTTGCGGACACGTTCGACGAGATGTTGGACCGGTTGGACCGGGCGTTCGAGTCGCAGCGGCGGTTCGTGTCGAATGCGTCGCACGAGTTGCGGACGCCGTTGGCGATCAATCGGACGTTGTTGGAGGTGCAGCTGGCGGATCCGGGGGCGTCGGCGGAGTTGGTGCAGTTGGGTCGGACGTTGCTGGCGACGAATGAGCGCAGTGAGCAGTTGGTGGAGGGGCTGTTGTTGCTGGCGCGCAGTGAGAACAAGGTGGTGGATCGCCGGCCGGTGGATCTGGCGGAGGTGGCGTCGCAGGCGGTGGATCAGACGCGGGCGGAGGCGCTGGCGGCGGGGGTGGAGTTGCGGGGTGTGCGGGAGCCGGTGGTGGTGCAGGGCAGTGGGGTGTTGTTGGAGCGGATCGCGTTGAATCTGGTGCAGAACGCGGTGCGGTACAACGTGGCGGACGGGGGGTGGGTGGAGGTGTCGACGCGGGCGCGGCCGGGGTGTGCGGTGTTGGTGGTGTCGAATACGGGGCCGGTGGTTCCGGCGTATGAGGTGGAGAACCTCTTCGAGCCGTTCCGTCGGTTGCGGACGGAGCGGACCGGCAGTGACAAGGGTGTGGGGCTGGGGTTGTCGATCGTGCGGTCGGTGGTGCGGGCGCACGACGGGACGATCACGGCGGTGCCGCGGGAGGGCGGCGGCCTCGACATGCGGGTCGTCCTGCCGGTGTAGGAACGGCCGGGCGGCCGCGCGCGCCGCTCGCGATCACTGCCCGCGATCACCGCCCGCCATCACTCCTCGTCCCCCTCCCGTGGCCCGTACAGCGCGTGGTCCGCGCCGGTGGCCAGCGCCCAGTAGCGGTCGCCGTAGGACCAGTGCCACCACTCGGTCGGGTAGTTGACCAGCCCGGCGGAGTGCAGCGCGGCGTTCAGCACCCGCCGGTTGGCGCGGGCGGCGGGCGTCAGACCCGGCGCGGCCGTGTAGCAGGCGCCGTCGCTCTCCTCGGGGGAGGCATTGACCGGTGTCCCCATGTCGACTTCCACGCCCTGCGCGGTGACGAGAGTGACATCCACCGCGCCGCCCGCGCTGTGCGGGGCGATCCCGGGCGGAGACACATAGCGGCTGGCGGCCCGGTGGATTCGCCCCGCCTCCCAGCCGGGGTGCGCGGCGCGCAGGTCGTCCGCGTACTCCTCGAAGTAGCGGCGCTGCAGCTCCGGCGGCCGGTAGCCCTCGACGAGCTGCAGCCGCAGGCCGTCCGGCAGTGCCTCCTGCGCCGCGAGCAGCCGCCGCAGCACCCCCGCACGCAGCCGGGCGAAGGCGCCCCGCGCGTCCTCGCGGGCCGCGGCCACCAGCAGTCCGGGCGCCTCGGTCCGTACGTCCACCAGCGGTTCGCCGCACTCCCGCACCGGGATCGCGGCCACCGCCGGGTCCCCCATCAGCGTGATCCGGTCGCGGACATCGCTCAGCACCAGTTCCGCACCGTCACCCGCCGCCGTCCCGGTCCACTCGGCGGCCGACGCCACCCGCTCGCCGGACGGCAGCCAGGCGCCGCTGAGACCGCACCCCGAAGCGGGGCTTCCGGTCCCCGCGCCGTTGGCGAGCAGCACCTGCAGTCCGTCGGACGGCCCCCGCCGGCACCGCGGCCCGCCGCGTTCACCACCGCCGCGACCCCCGAGGCCCGGCACGCCTCGCGGACGGGGGCCAGTCGGGCGTCGTCGTCCGTGACCGTCATGCCCGTCGGGTCGGCGGCTATCCGGTCCAGGTCGTAGTGCGTCAGCGCGAGTTCGGAGAAGACCACCAGCCCCGCACCGCGCGTCGCGGCCTCGGTGAGGAGCGCGGCCATCCGCGCGGCATTGGCCTCGATATCGCCCGGTACCGGGAGGAACTGTGCGGCAGCAATGATCATTCACCCATCATGCCCGGGACCGTCCGACGCCGGCCCGGACGAGGACGTCAACAGGCCGGCACGCCCCGACACGCCAGGACGGCGAGGAGCCAGGACCGCAGGGAGTCAGGGCCGCGAGGGGGCAGGCCCGCAAGGAAGACAGGACCACAGCGCGTCCGGACCGCAAGGGAGCCAGGTCCGCAGCGAGTCCGGACCGCAAGGCGCGGCACCAAGGCGTCGCGACGCCAAGTCCCTCGTCACCCCCGCAGTTCCGGCAGTGCGGACAAGGCCCGCAGCCCCTTGAGGAAGCCGGCCCGGTCGGCGGCCGGCAGGTGGGCGAGCAGCCGTTCCTCGCCCTGCTGGATCGCGGTCTGCGTCGCGTCCCGCAGCCGCCGGCCCTCGGCGGTGAGCGACAGCAGACGCACCCGCCGGTCCGCGGGGTCAGGCCGGCGGCGGATCAGCTTCCGGGACTCCAGGTCGTCGAGGACGGTGATGATGCGGGTCTTGTCCGCCCGGATGGCCTCGGCCAGTGCCGCTTGGGTGCGGATCGGTGTCTCGTCGAGGTGCAGCAGCACCGAGTACGCCCACATCGTCAGGCCGTGCGCGTCGAGAACCGGCTGTTCGGCCGCCATGAGCGCACGCCCCAGGGGCACGATCATCGCCGCCAGATCGGGGCGGTTCGGCCGCCCTTGGGGTGTGCCGCTGTCGGCTGCGTTCTCGGCCATGGCCAAGAAAATACCTGTTGACACATCATGTGCTCGCGCAGATCGTAAGCACATGCCTACGAATACGGATATCGAGAGCCCGACCCCGCCGTCCGCGGATTTCGCGCGGCTCCGGTGCCTCCATGCCCGCGCGGTCCGGGACAGCGTGGCGCTGGTTCGCCGGATCACCCCCGACGATCTGCTCAGGCCGACCCCCTGCGCGGCGTGGACGCTGACCGATCTGCTCGCCCATATGACGGCCCAGCACCACGGGTTCGCGGCGGCGGCGCTCGGGCGCGGACGGGACCTGGCGCACTGGACGGTCGGGCCGCTCGACGCGGACCCCGTCGTGCAGTACCGCGATGCGGCCGAACACGTCATCGCCGCCTTCGCGACCGTGGACCGCCCCGACCGCCCGTTGGCCCTCCCCGAGTTCAGCCGCACGCGGACCTTCCCCGCCGCCCGTGCCCTCGGCTTCCACCTCATCGACTACCTGGTGCACAGCTGGGACGTCGCCCGCACCCTGGGCCTCCCGTACGCACCCACGCCCGAACTCCTCCGGGCCGCACTGCCGATCGCCCGCGCCGTCCCGGACGACGACTCCCGGCTGGCCCCGGGCAGCGCCTTCCGGCCGGGACTGTCCACGGACCACCACGCGGGCACCCTGGAGCAGATCCTCGCCGCCCTCGGCCGGTCACCGGACTGGCGGCCCCCTGCGTCGCCGGGCGTGAGCGGCGACTAGGACCGTCCCGCCGTTCGGGCAACGACGGCCGACGGGAGTGCTAGCCCCGGCCGTCCCCGGCCGGCGTGGCCTCCGAGGCCGCCACCGTCAGGATCGTCCGTACCTGTTCGGTGATCGTGACCCGGTGGTGCACGAAGTCCGGGTCGGTGATCCGGCCGTGTGCGGGGTCGGTGTTGCCGGGGCCGAACTCCAGTACCGGGGTGTGGAGATGGCCGCCCGGGAGGGCCGGGCGGACCGCGTCCCTCAGCAGGGTCGCGCGGTAGGCGATCTCGTTGGAGAGGTAGTCGCCGCCGCCCCCGGCGCGGGCCGTCGATCCCGGAGTGGGGCCGTCCGGGCGGTCGACCGGAGCGGTGCCGCCCGCCGGGATCTCCGTGACCTCGGTGTGGTCGACGACGGGGAAGGGGCCGGTCCCGGCCGCCACGATCCGGGCGTACGGCAGGCTGGTGGTCGTCCACTGCGGCTGCGGTCGCACGGTCGGTACGCCGGCCGGAATCGGCACGGTCTCCGTACGCGACTCCCGCGCATTGTCCGGATAGCCGCCCCGCCAGGCCCCGTTGGTCCGCTCGACATCGAACCGGCCGGGCCGTCCCTGGCTGATCGTCGTGAACAGGTCGGCCTGCCGCGGGCCGCGCCGGAAGTGCGGCAGCAGGGTGCGCTCCACCGTGCCGTCGGCGAAATCGGCCCACCGTACGGGGAAGACCGCGGTCTCGATCCGGGCCGGACGTCCGGAGGCGGTGCGCACCGTCGTCCCGTCCAGCGCGAGGGCCGCCGCCCCCGACGGGTTGCTGCGCCGCGGATCGGCGTCCAGCTGGAACGGGTCGAACCCGGTCACCACGATCCGCAGGACACCCTTGTCCGCGGGCAGTTCGACCGAGTCCTGGCCGCGCGAGCCGCGCTCCAGCGAACCGAGGAGGGCGCCGCGCTCGGACTCCGTCAGTCCGAAGTCCGGCTGCCATTGCCGTAGTTGCCTGGTCATGGCCAGTCGTGCCCAGTACAGGGGACGGTCGTCGTCCCGGCTGAGGTCGCCGCCGTCGGGCCCGCGTCCCTGCACCCGGTCCACGGCCCGCCGCCACAGCGCCCGCCCCTGGTCCGCGACGTAGCGCCGGGCCTCTCCGTAGGTGGCGACCCGTGCCAGGCCGCGCCCGAACTCCCGCTCCGACGCGTCGAATCCACTGCGTCGCAGGATCTCCTGCGGCGCGGCCTGCGTCAGGCGGCCCTCCTCCACCGTCGCCTCCGCCGGGGCGGCCGCGGCGGGCGGTGCCGTCAGGGACAGCGGGGCGACGGCCAGCAGCGCGGCGCCGAGCGCGCCCATCCTGGTACGTATGCGTCTCATGGGGGCGAGTAAAGCGGTGCGCGCGGCGGGGCGGTAGAGGTCCTCGGCCTTGCCGCGGCGCCCTGGTCCGCCCTGCCCCGCGCCCGCCGATCAGCCGCGGATAGGGTTCCTGGTTCGGCCGGGCCCGGTCCGCCACCGCGTCCGGCGCACTCCACGAGACTCAGGGGGATTCTCTGTGGCCACCCCGCCACCACCGCACGGCCCGCACCCGCACGCCCACCCGCCCGCGGGGCCATACCCGGCGGCGGCGCCCTACCAGCCGACGGGGCCCTGCCCGCAGCAGCCCGCCGGTGCCGCCCCGCACCAGCCGCCGGGCACCCACCCGCACCCGCCCGCCGGCCCGTACGCCCCACCGCCGGGATACCCGGCCCCGGCTCCACACCCGCACCCGAACGCCCAGCAGTACCCGCACCCACACCCACAGCAGCACCCACACCCGCAGCAGTTCGCCCAGCAGTACCCGCACCCGCACCCGCAGTCGTTCGCCGGTGCCCCGGGCTGCCAGTTGTGCGGTGCGCAGCCCGCCGTGCAGGCCACCGTGCGCGGGCATCAGGGCCTGCTCTTCCTGATGCGCTTCCTCAGCCGCGGCGGCATGTTCTGCCGCTCCTGCGGGCTGGCCACCTACCGCGAGATGTCCGCGAAGACGCTGTGGCAGGGCTGGTGGAGCCCGCTGTCCGTGGCCATCACCCCGCTCACCCTGCTGATGAACCTCGGCCCCCG comes from the Streptomyces angustmyceticus genome and includes:
- a CDS encoding sensor histidine kinase, with amino-acid sequence MFLMAGVVLLALIYLLAARTLKDGTPEFRVFGSNVRLSNLRCPGLPPAGTADEINAAIAHCVRNQRALALNSLLNRSLLALLGLTVVAFAFGYAMAGRVLSPLGRITRTAQRVAGSDLHRRIELGGPDDELKELADTFDEMLDRLDRAFESQRRFVSNASHELRTPLAINRTLLEVQLADPGASAELVQLGRTLLATNERSEQLVEGLLLLARSENKVVDRRPVDLAEVASQAVDQTRAEALAAGVELRGVREPVVVQGSGVLLERIALNLVQNAVRYNVADGGWVEVSTRARPGCAVLVVSNTGPVVPAYEVENLFEPFRRLRTERTGSDKGVGLGLSIVRSVVRAHDGTITAVPREGGGLDMRVVLPV
- a CDS encoding C15 family peptidase; the encoded protein is MRRIRTRMGALGAALLAVAPLSLTAPPAAAAPAEATVEEGRLTQAAPQEILRRSGFDASEREFGRGLARVATYGEARRYVADQGRALWRRAVDRVQGRGPDGGDLSRDDDRPLYWARLAMTRQLRQWQPDFGLTESERGALLGSLERGSRGQDSVELPADKGVLRIVVTGFDPFQLDADPRRSNPSGAAALALDGTTVRTASGRPARIETAVFPVRWADFADGTVERTLLPHFRRGPRQADLFTTISQGRPGRFDVERTNGAWRGGYPDNARESRTETVPIPAGVPTVRPQPQWTTTSLPYARIVAAGTGPFPVVDHTEVTEIPAGGTAPVDRPDGPTPGSTARAGGGGDYLSNEIAYRATLLRDAVRPALPGGHLHTPVLEFGPGNTDPAHGRITDPDFVHHRVTITEQVRTILTVAASEATPAGDGRG
- a CDS encoding TIGR03086 family metal-binding protein, whose amino-acid sequence is MPTNTDIESPTPPSADFARLRCLHARAVRDSVALVRRITPDDLLRPTPCAAWTLTDLLAHMTAQHHGFAAAALGRGRDLAHWTVGPLDADPVVQYRDAAEHVIAAFATVDRPDRPLALPEFSRTRTFPAARALGFHLIDYLVHSWDVARTLGLPYAPTPELLRAALPIARAVPDDDSRLAPGSAFRPGLSTDHHAGTLEQILAALGRSPDWRPPASPGVSGD
- a CDS encoding nitrilase-related carbon-nitrogen hydrolase, with amino-acid sequence MIIAAAQFLPVPGDIEANAARMAALLTEAATRGAGLVVFSELALTHYDLDRIAADPTGMTVTDDDARLAPVREACRASGVAAVVNAAGRGAGGGRPTDCRCCSPTARGPEAPLRGAVSAAPGCRPASGWRRPPSGPGRRRVTVRNWC
- a CDS encoding MarR family winged helix-turn-helix transcriptional regulator, which gives rise to MAENAADSGTPQGRPNRPDLAAMIVPLGRALMAAEQPVLDAHGLTMWAYSVLLHLDETPIRTQAALAEAIRADKTRIITVLDDLESRKLIRRRPDPADRRVRLLSLTAEGRRLRDATQTAIQQGEERLLAHLPAADRAGFLKGLRALSALPELRG
- a CDS encoding M15 family metallopeptidase; translated protein: MGDPAVAAIPVRECGEPLVDVRTEAPGLLVAAAREDARGAFARLRAGVLRRLLAAQEALPDGLRLQLVEGYRPPELQRRYFEEYADDLRAAHPGWEAGRIHRAASRYVSPPGIAPHSAGGAVDVTLVTAQGVEVDMGTPVNASPEESDGACYTAAPGLTPAARANRRVLNAALHSAGLVNYPTEWWHWSYGDRYWALATGADHALYGPREGDEE